One Candidatus Binatia bacterium genomic window, GCCGCGCCGGCTGCTTCAGATTTTCCGTGCCGCGAGCCGAGCGCATTGCTATCTGAACTACGTTTTCGAGGCTCGGTTGGCGGCGCAGTCCCCGCTGGTGGTGTCGCCCACCGCATTCACGTTGGCGATTGCCTCCCGCAGCGTGCACGTCGCATCACCGGCTGTCGTATTGTCCGCAGTGCTGCTTACGGTGATAGTCGCGGCCCTCGCAGAGCACGGTACCAGCGCCATCTCAATCGTGGTGCCCAGCGCCACCGCGGTGCCGAGGCTTGCCCTTGTGCGCCCAGTCACCATTCGACCGAGCTTTCTTAGCATTTTTCAGATGGCTGAACTATGAGTGCCAGGTGAGTGTCCAGAAAAGGGGCCTGTGTCTGTATTCGAGGGGCGTGCCGTGCCGCCGGCAAATCCCATAACCCTACCACTATGGGATTGGACCGGCGGCGATCCCGCCATGACGAAGCGAGTCGTTCAGGCGGCGGCGTGTGCGCCTGCGGCAGCCCGCTGCGGCGCAAGCGGCCTGAGCGTCAGCATCCCTCGCTACTTCAGCTCCGACGACACTCTTCGTGCCACACTCTGCTGCGTGGCCAGGTGGTGTTCACCACACGCTTAGCTGCCTCTTCTGTTGCACCTCTGTGGGGCAGCTGCTAATGTCTAGTTCACACTGACTGTCCGGCGCGAGAATCCCCCCTCGTTTGAAGGCCTCTGAGAGTCCGCACCCCACATTCAGGAAAACATGGCGATGGCAACCGGTGCCGTTGGCCGTGAGGTGCACCGCAAGTCGGTTGCGCCGGGGTCTGGCACACACCGGGCCCAACGTCAACGTGGTCGCTGCGGCGGCCCAAACAGAGGGAGTTCATGCAATGGGTAAGAAACTGTACGTAGGCAACCTGGCCTTCGGCGTCAGCGACAAGGATCTGGAGGAGCTGTTCGCGCAGGCCGGCGTGTGCGAGTCTGCCGCGGTCATCACCGATCGCGCCACGGGTCAGTCCCGAGGCTTTGGTTTCGTCGAAATGGGTTCGAACGCCGATGCGCAGAAGGCGATCCAACAGTTTGACGGGCAGGAGTTCAAGGGCCGCGCCCTGAAGGTCAACGAAGCGCGAGACCGCGAAGGCGGCGGTGGAGGCGGTGGGGGCGGTGGGGGCGGTGGCGGCCGCGGCGGCCGCGGCGGTGGGTTCAACCGGCGCTACTAATCGCATCCGATGCGCCCGCCGTAGGCGCGTGCAGACGCGACCACGGTCGCTGGAATTGCGCAGCCTACGGCGGCGCGCCCGTGTATTCCACGGGATCTGAGGGGAGAACAGATGTCATTCGACAACTTGCCCGCTTCAAAGCCGGCTCCGCGGCGCACCAAGAAAGAACCGGTCTTCTGCGTGGGCTGGCGCGCCTACGTCAACTGGCCACAGCCCGCCGGGCAGCCGTCCGTTCCGGTGCCGTTGACCGATGCGAGCGGCAAGCAGATTGCCAACGATCTCGCCGACGGCCAAGAGGTCGAGATACTTTCCTGGCGGCCCCGCGCGCGTGAAGGCTTGGCCTATCAGATCCGCAGGCTCATCGACAGCAGTGAATGGTGGATCGCCGCCGTTTACCTGCGCCGGCTGCGTGAGGGACAGCCAGGTGCGGGTGCGGAAGGCCGGCTGCACGCCGAGGGCCGGTGACCATGGAGCGACCGATGGACGCTTCGCCCCGTCTGCATCTACGCCGTGAACTTGAGGCGCATTTGACGCAGCTCGGATACTCCAGCGTGCGCGCCAGGCGTGCGAAGACAGCCGAGCCCGAAATCGTGCGCGTGAGCCCGGTGCGCGGTCGCATCGCCTACGGCGAAACCGTGCTGCGCAGCGACCTGCGCCGCCGACAGTGCCACGAGCGATTGCTCTGCTTTTCGCAACGGCGGACGCGTCATCGCGGCACGATCCTGTTCTTCATCGGCGTGGCGGAAGCAGATCAGCGGGAGCTCGAAACTTTGCTGGAGCAGCTCGCAATTCGCAGCGCCCTGCGTGGCGGGCACGTGCACGTGCTGCCGATCGCAGAGCCAGAGGAGCCCCGGCGGCGGACGGCGTCGCGCGGGCAGTGACACTGACCACTTCCACGCACCACCGCCCGACAAGGCGGCAAGAGATGCCGGCCACCGGCACCACCTCCCATCCCATACGGTTCAATGCGCCTCCCGTTTGCATCAGGCGCCACAGCACAGAGGAAGGACATTCAATCTAGTGAATTCTGCAGAAATGACGTTTCAACAATTTCAGCTCTCGCCGCCGATGCAGGCGGCCTTGCGGGCCGCTGGTTACCGGACACCAACCCCAATTCAAGCAGGGACCATTCCTGCGGCCTTGACCGGGCGCGACGTGATCGGCGCGGCGCAGACCGGCACCGGCAAGACCGCTGCGTTTCTCATCCCCCTGGTGGAACGCCTCAATGCCGCGCGTCGCGGCGGCCAGCCCGGCACCGCTTTGGTCTTGGCGCCGACGCGTGAGCTCGCCGAACAAACGCATGGCTGGACTCAGCGCTTGGGCTGCGGTCTGCGCGCGACGCTGGTCGTCGGTGGTGTGGCCTACGGCCCCCAACTTGCGGCGTTTCGCAGCCGGCCCGCAATCATCATCGCGACACCGGGACGGCTCGTCGACCACCTGGAGCGCGGCACGGTGTCGTTGCGCGAAGTATGCATCCTGGTCCTCGACGAGGCCGATCGCATGCTCGACATGGGGTTCAAACCACAGCTCGATCGCATCATGCGGGTATTGCCGACACCGCGGCAGACGTTGCTGTTCTCGGCGACGCTTGCGCCCGAACTCGGTGCCTTGGCCCGGATGCACTTGCGTGATCCCATCCGCGTCGCTGTCGGCCCGCAGGCGGTACCGCCCAGCCGCACCGTTCAGGATGTGTACCTTGTCGAGCACCAGCACAAGACGCCGCTGCTGCTGTCGCTGATCGAGCGGGACGCAGGCAACGTCCTGGTGTTCGCGCGCACCAAGCACCGAACCGATCGCCTGGCACGGACGGTGCACAACGCCGGCCACGCCGTGCAGCGCCTGCACTCCGATCGTTCCCAGTCGCAACGGCGCGAAGCCCTGGAAGGATTTCGCGCCGGCCGCTACCGTATCTTGATCGCTACCGACATCGCGGCGCGGGGCATCGACGTCGCCGGCATTGGGCGCGTCATCAACTACGATCTGCCGCACACGGTCGAGGACTACGTGCATCGGGTCGGCCGTACCGCGCGCGCCGACGCCGATGGCCACGCATCGAGTTTCGCCGCACCGGAGGAACGCGCACAGCTGCACGCCATCGAACGGCACATCGGTAGCTCGCTGCCGCGGCAGTCGCACGGTGCCGACCGCGCGGCGCTCCGGGCGTGAAGTCGAACCTAAAAGGAGGTACAACATGCGCAAGGAAGAGGAGCCCGCCCGTTTCGGGCCAGGACACTGGGTGACGATGCGCGACACCGGCGAAAACGTCAAGGTTGAATCCTGGTCCGCCATCGCCGCCGCCTATCGGGTGCGCTCCCGCAAAGGCGGGCTGCAGTTTGCCGGCCAAGACGAACTGGTGGAGATCTGCGTTCACCCGGAGGATCATCTCGGCAAGCATTGGAGCCGCTGCCCGGCCCCTGGGTGCGGAGCCCCACTCACTCCGGGGCTAGCGCTGTGCGAGCACTGTCACGCCCCGATATGCACCTGCGGACGCTGCCGCTGCCCCCGCAAGCCGGCGCGCAAGCCAGCGCGTAAGAAGGCGGCGCCTAAAGCTCGGTGACGTCCATGCGGGTGTTCTTGGTACACGTTCGTGACCCCCAGTTCTACGCGCTGCCGGCAGCGACCCGCGCCAAGAACGGCAACATCCGCATCATGGGTTTCCCGCCCATCGGCATCATGGCGCTCTCCGCCGTGCTCAAACGCGCTGGCCACGAGTGCGTCATGTTCGACCAAGCGAACCCGGGAACCCCCAATGAAGTCATCATTGAGGAGATGCAGCGACAGCGACCAACTCTCGTCGGACTGAGTTTCTTGAGTACGACCAGTTACCCCTACGCCAAGATCCTCGCCCGCCAGATCCGCGCCGTCGATGCCCAAGTGCGGCTGGCCTTCGGTGGGGTGTTCGCCACACTCAACGCCCAGCTGATCAAGTTGCAGTGTCCCGAGGTGGACTTCGTCTGCCGCGGCGACGGCGAGCAACTCATCCTCGATCTCGTCGGGCAGCTGGACGATCCTGGAGAAGTTGCGGGCCTGACCTGGGCGAAGGACGGCACCGTCGTCCATAACCCCAATCGGGTGCTGGACCGTGCCCTCGACCAGTGGCCGTTTCCCGACCGCGAGAGCCTGCCGCTCGATTTTATCGAGTCGATGCCGCTCGACGTGCCTGCAGTCCTCTCCATGGAGCGCTTCACCACCATGCAGACCTCGCGCGGCTGTCCCTGGCCATGCGTGTTCTGCGACATCCCCATTTTCAACGAAGGCAAGTGGCGCTCGCGCAGCCCGCAACATGTCGTGGACGAGTTCAAACACCTCCAGTCGCTGGGCTACGGTGCCGTCTACTTCGTCGACGACCATTTTCTGCTGCAGCCCAAGCGCATCGAGGCGATCTGCAAGGGCATCAATGATGCCGGGGTCACCATCCAGTGGGGCTGCGAAGGACGTGTAGATTCCACGGCGCAGCATCTGTTCCCCGCCATGGCGAAGGCCCACTGCCGGACGCTGATGTTCGGCATCGAATCCGGCAGTCAGAGAGTGCTCGACCGGCTCCGAAAAGAACAGACGCTGGCGGAGGTTGAGACGGCAGTGAGCAACGCCAAGCAGGCGGGGATCGAGATCGTGCACGGGTTCTTCGTCGTCGGCAGCCCGGACGAGACCGTCGAGGACTTGCGTGCCACCTTTGACTTTGCGGCCAAGCTCCGGCTGGACACCTTTGCGTTTAACCGTCTGTGCGTCTACCGCGGCACTCCGCTCTGGCAGGAGTACCTCCAACGTGGCTTGGTGAACGAAGCGACCGATTGGTACAAGTACTTCAAGTGTTCGGAGATCGATCCCACGTGTCTACCGGGGGAGGTGATCAATGCCGAACGCACCGCTGGCTTCCGGCGGGTGTTCCGGTACAAGCTGACGCGCTACCCGCTGCAGACCATGCGGCTTTTACGCCGCTTCCTGCGTCACATGCCGCTGCGGAACGTGGCTTATTTGCTCATCAAGCCATTCCTCGGGGACAAGCGCGGGCCGACGAAGAATGAAGTACTGTCCCGCGCCGTCGAGCATGGAGCGCTGAAGGACGCGGCAGCGCAGCTGACGCAGGTTTCTGATGCCCAGTTCGAAGAAGTCATCGCAGAATCGAAGGCCGGCCACATTCCGCCAAAGACTGCGGTCGGGTAGACGGACCATTCTGAAGCTGCCCGGGTTGAGTCGGCGCCCGCTACTTGACCGATCGGGTAGCGTTCGCAAACGCTCCGCGTGTCTTGCCGATTCATGCGCCACAAGGCTATACCCGGGTGAACGAACTGCATGAATCCAGGAGGGAAGAATCGTGCGCACAGAACTCTGCGACCAGCTCGGAATCGAGTTTCCCATATTTGCTTTTAGTCACTGCCGCGACGTCGTTACCGCGGTCAGTCGGGCTGGCGGGTTCGGAGTCCTCGGTGCAGTCGGCTTTCAGCCCGCCCAACTCGAGATCGAGCTGAAGTGGATTGACGAACACATCGGCGACAAGCCGTACGGTGTCGACATCGTCATCCCCGGAAAGTACGAGGGGATGGGTGAGGTCGACCCAAAGAAGCTCGAGGAGCAGTTGCTTGCTGCCATCCCCCCGCAACACCGAGCCTTCGCCGACAAGGTCCTTGCCGACCATGGCGTGCCGAAGCTGCCCGAGGGCGAGAAAATGACCGAGTTGCTCGGCTGGACGGCAGCGACGGCAACTCCGCAGATCGCGGTGGCGCTCAAACACGATAAGGTGAAGCTGATCGCCAACGCCTTGGGGACGCCTCCCGCCGACGTGATCGACGAGATTCATGGGGCGGGGCGGCTGGTCGTCGCGCTCTGCGGTTCGGTCAAGCACGCCCGCGCACACAAAGCGGCGGGGGTCGACATCATCGTCGCTCAAGGATACGAAGGCGGCGGACATACCGGTGAGATCGGCAGCGTCGTGTTATGGCCCGAAGTGATCGATGCGGTGGCGCCGACTCCCGTGCTCGCCGCCGGAGGCATCGGTACGGGCCGGCAGATCGCGGCGGCACTGGCTATGGGCGCGCAGGGTGTGTGGACCGGATCGCTCTGGCTCACGGTGCAGGAGGCAGAGGCCCCACCCGCACAGATGGACGCCCTGCTCAAGGCCACAAGCCGCGACACTGTGCGCTCACGGTCGTTTACGGGTAAGCCGTGTCGCATGCTGCGCAACGCGTGGACCGAAGCGTGGGAGGCCCCCGATTCGCCCAAGCCACTGGGTATGCCCCTGCAGTTCATGGTTACCGCAGACGCCGTTGCCCGTGGGCACCGTTATGCCGAGAGAGCCAAGGACGTCATGTTCAACCCGGTGGGGCAGATCGTCGGCCAGCTCAACGCGGTGCGCCCGGTCAAAGAGGTCATTCTGCAATTGGTCGAGGAGTACCTCGAAGCCGCGGAACGCCTGCAGCGCCTCACGAGCAACGCCCTGGGGTGACGCGGCCCGCCGTCGTGCTTTGGGGGCTGAACTGAGCCGGCAACCTATCACGACTCCGGCTCGCCCGCTGCTAAGTTTGCTCAGCAGCTAACTTTCTCAGGTAGCTCGCTCCAAGTCTTCAGAGTCCGGCCTCTCTTGGTTGACGCAAATAGTAGTTTGCGCCCGAGCGCATGCGGGCTACTGCAGCATCGCTCACCAACCCTTCCGGAGTAGGGAAGAGCGGTGCGGCACTGCCCTTGCTCACTGCCATGCACTAGGAGGTAGCGACAATGGGACTCGATATGACGGCACAGTTGGCTCCGGCGGTGTGGGGGATGGTTGTTCTGATGGTGATCTCGAGCGTGGCACTCTTGCTGTCACACCACTGACGCGAGCGCTGCAGTCAAACTGGGAGGAGCGCGACCATGTCCAATATCCTGCAGATATTTTTGATGCCAGCCTTCGGAGGCGCACTCGCGGGGACATTGAGCTGGCCTGCAATCGGAGCCGTATTTGCCTGGCTGCTCATTCTCTCCCTGCTCGGTGACTCTTCGCGGCTGGAGGATCCAGCCACCTGAAATCATTCGCGCCGGTTCATCCAGATCATGAGAGGACACGCATGCGAGGCAATTGGGAGTGAATCGAGTTCAAAGTGCTGATGCGCCGGTCCACTGTACCTTGTTGCATGGTGGCCGCGGAACGCCCTCTCGGAAGCGGCGCAGACGCTTCTGGATCGAGCCGCAACCTGGCGGCGGTGGGCGCAGCGGCTCATCACCGCGTGCGCGCTGGGCGGCAGGAAGGAGGATCTTCTCTTCCATGCCGATGTGTTTGAGCAGGCCGGCGCGGAACTCGGCATAGGTCGCATGGTCGATGGCGCCGGGCTGCGCGCCGGCACGTTGAAGCAGCGCGTCCAGGCGGACGTGGTCGACAACAAGAAACCACGAGACAGGCCCCGGCGCGTGGTGAAGCGTTGTCGTCGGGCTTCCGGACGCTGTCGGTTCCATACTGGTTCCTAGTGTAGGGTGCGCGGAGGAATGTCGACAACCCTCGGAGGCGATGAACTGGAAGGAGGCAACCACGGCGTGCAGTTCCCGTCGGGTCGCCGGCTTCATCCAGTGATGATCGCAGCCGGCGAGCTGCAATCGTCGTTGGGCTTCTTCTGGAGCACGGCTGTCGGGGGAGAGAAATATCCAAAGCGTCTCGCCTGACACACAAAATCGCAAAGCCGTGTGTTGAATAGCACACCGAAATGTGGACGCGGAGGTGCGTGGTTGATAGTTATACTCCTGTCCCGCAGTTGTGAAGTGGTAGGTGTGGAGCCAGGAATGTGTAGGGGTCTCTTAGGGCATAGAGTTCGCACGCCAGATTTCTCTTCCCACCGTGGTTCGTCGAAAGACTCCTGGGTATAGGCCGGCAGCGCGCTGTGGAGCGAGCGCGGCTCTTTGACGTGAGGGGCAGGTGTCCTTGGCGAAAGAATTTGTACGAGACGTGTGGGCGTTGATCCTCGGCGGTTCAAGTGGGTTTGGCCTGGCCGTCGCCCACAAGCTCGCGGAGCACGGCATGAACCTGTGCCTGGTCCATCGCGACCGCCGCGGGGCCATGTCCCGCATCGAGCCGGAATTTGCCAGGATTCGGTCGACTGGCGTATCGCTCCTCACCTTCAATGCGGATGCGCTCGACGCGGCGACGCGCACCACAGTTCTCGACCAGATCGCCAGCGTTGTGGGCGCCACAGGTCACGTGCGTGTGCTGCTGCACTCGATCGCATTCGGCAACCTGAAGCTGATCGCCCCCGGGAAGGCCTCATCTCACCACGCGCGTGGCGCACTGGCGTCGGCGCTCGGTGTCGACGAAGGACGGCTGACGACGAGCGTCAATTCGCTGTTTGAACAAGGTGTCGACGCGCTGCACACGCTTGTAGGCCCACCCGCGTACTCCAACTCGTACCTCGACGACGAGGACCTGGCCCGTACAATCTACAGCATGGGCACGAGTTTGCTGGGCTGGACGCAGGAGATGCTGCGGCGCGGGTTGTTTGCTGACGATGCGCGGATCTTCGGCCTCACGAGCGAAGGCAACCAGCTGGCGTGGAAGGGCTATGCCGCGGTGGCCGCGGCTAAGGCCGCGCTGGAATCGATCGTGCGGGCTATCGCCGTCGAGCTGGCGCCGTACGGCATTCGTGCCAACGTCATCCAGGCGGGCATCACCGACACGCCTGCATTGCGGGCGATTCCGGGGAGTGACCGCCTCAGGGCGCAGGCGCGTCTGCGTAATCCGTTTGGCCGCCTGACGACACCGCTCGACGTTGCCAACGTCATCTACCTACTCTCGCTCGACGAGGCCGCCTGGGTCAACGGCGAGATCATCCGCGTCGACGGTGGCGAGCACATCTCTGGGGGCATGCCGTGACCCTTTATCTCCATGGCCTGGGACACTTTCACCCGGAGAACGAGATTACGAATCGCTTCTTGGAGGAACTCGACATCGGCACCAGCGAGGAGTGGATTTGCGAACGGGTTGGCATCCGCTCGCGGCGCACCACGTTGCCGCTCGACTACATTGTCGACACACGCAACCGTGATCCGCGGGCCGCCGCCGCGGCGGCTCTGTACACACACGCGGAGTCTGGCCGGCGCGCGGCCGAGATGGCCATCGCCCGGGCCGGCATCGCCAAGTCGGATATCGGGATGGTGCTGGCCGGCTCGTCCTTGATGGACACCGCCACACCGGCCGAGGCGTGCAACATCGCACGGGCACTGGAACTCGAAGTGCCCGCCTTCGACATCAACTCGGCATGCACGAGCTTCTTCGCCAGTCTTTATGTGCTCTCGCTGATGCAGCCGGAGCGGCTCCCGGCGTTTGTGCTCATCGTTGTACCCGAGGCCCTGACCCGATCGGTCGACTACACCGACCGCGCGTCCGCCGTCCTCTGGGGCGACGGCACGATTGCCGCGGTGGTTTCTACGCAGGTGCCCGGCCCCGCCCGCATCCTGAGTAACACGCTCATGTCGAGTCCGGCCGGGGCGGACAAGGTGGTTGTGCCGCGCGTCGGCCATTTCCGCCAAGACGGGCGCCAAGTGCAAATGTTCGCGATCAAGAAAACGGCGCTGCTCCTGAAGCAGTTGCAGGATGCGTTTCAGCAGGACCGGCGCACCCTGCACTTCGTCGGCCATCAGGCCAATTTGCGTATGCTCGAAGCCGTCTGTCGGCAGTGCGGCATTCCGCCGGAGCGGCATCACTCTAATGTCGAGTGGTTCGGCAACACCGGGGCGGCCAGCGCCCCCGCGGTGATCTCGATGACGTGGGAGCGCTGGACGCCAAATGACGACATCGCGGTTGTCGGTGTCGGTGCGGGACTGACGTGGGCCAGCTTTCTCCTTCGCTTTGAGGCGGCGGCATGACCTACGCGGAGTTCCGCAGCCGATCGAGTTTCACGATGGTCGAGCTGCTCGCGTTCGCACACGGAACGCTGGTGAACGCCGCGCCGGACGGCTTCCGTGCACGTCTGCCCGCGCCGCCCTTGCTGATGCTGGATCGCATCCTTGAGATTACGCGACAGGGTGCACGCGGGCGGATTGTGGCCGAGCGCGATGTGCGTGTGGACGACTGGTTTTTCCAGTGCCACTTCCTTGGCGATCCGGTACAACCCGGCTGCCTCGGCATCGATGCCGTGTGGCAGCTGCTCGGCTTTTACGGTGTGTGGAACGGCGGCCTGGGCAGCGGTCGCGCGCTCGGCTGCGGCGAGGTCGAGTTTGCCGGACAAATCCGCCCGCACGACCACACGGTGCGCTATGACGTTGAGATCCTGCGCTGCGCCGACCTGCCAAAGTCGGGCTCGATGATCATCATCGGCGATGGGACGGTGTGCATCGACGGCGAGCCCATCTACACCATCAAGCGTGCCAAGGTCGGGGTCTTTCGCGACCTCGATTATGCCGATTACCCGCATCCATCGCCGCGCTCGCGCGGCGGCCGGCTCGGGAGCTGATGATGAGCAAGCGAAAAGTCGCCCTGATCACCGGCGGCGGGAACGGAATCGGTGCTGCCTGCTGCCGCGCGCTTGCTGCCGAGGGCTTTTGCGTTGCGGTCCACTACCGCTCGAGTGAGGCGGCGGCGCTCAGGTTGGCCGCCGAGCTGCCGGAGGCATTCACCGTGCGGGCCGACCTTGCCGTTGCATCCGACATCGAGGAACTTGTCGCGACGTTGCGGGCCAAGGCCGGGCGGATCGACGTCCTGGTGAACAACGCGGGCCTCAATCGCAACGGCGAGACCGCGTTCATGGAGATCGCCGATTACGACGCGGTCGCCAGCCTGGCGCGCGGCACTTGGTATCTCACCAAGCTCGTGCTGCGCCGCTTCATGCTGCGGGCGGGCAGCGGGCGCATCATCAACATCACCAGCGTGGTCGGACACACCGGCAATCGCGGCCAGGTGCCGTACACCATGGTGAAGAGCGGTCTCGACGCCATGACCAAGTCGCTCGCGCACGAGCTGCGTGGGCGTGACATTTTGGTGAACGCCGTGGCCCCCGGCTTTATCGACACCGGCATGACCGCGGAGCTTCCCGCCGAGATCCGTGCCGATGTCCTTGCCCGTATCCCGCTTAGCCGGATGGGCACGCCCGCAGAGGTGGCCGATGTCGTGAGCTTTCTGGCGACCCGGGGCAGCTATCTCACCGGAACCGTGATTCACGTGAATGGGGGGCTCTACGGTGGCTGACGTCCTGACCCCGGCTGAGGTGCTGGCCGCGATCCCGCAGCAAGAGCCTTTTCGCTTCGTCGACGACATTCTTGCGATCGATGATGACCACATCGTCGCCAGATATCGCTTCCGTCCGGAGGCGGAGTTTTACCGTGGGCATTTCCCCGACAGGCCGATCACACCGGGCGTGCTGCTCATCGAGTCCATGGCGCAAGCGGGCGTGGTCGGTCTGGGCATCTACTTGCTGGCGAAGGAACGCGGAAGCGACGCGCTCGCGAACTTTGTCACCTTTTTTACCGACGCCACGGTGGAGTTCTCGGGCATCGTCCGCCCGGATGAGCGGGTCGTCATCACCGGACGGAAAGTTCTCTTCCGGCGCCTGAAGATTCGTTCCAAGGTTGAGATGCGTCTCGAGAACGGCACGCTGGTATGCGCGGGAGTGCTGGCCGGAATAGGGGTGGCCAAATGAGGTGCCGCGCCGTCGTGACGGGGCTCGGCGTGGTTGCCCCCAATGCCAACTCCGTGTCGGGTTTTGAAGAAGCGCTACGACAAGGGCGTTCGGGTATCCGCGCCATCGAGCGGCTCGCGCAGCTGGGCTTCGCGTGCCGGGTTGCCGCTGTGCCACAGGGCATCGACACGATCGCAGCGTCGTATTTTGGTGAAGACGAACTGATGGCCATGAACTCGAACCTCCGCTACGCGAGCATTGCGGCTGTCGATGCGTGGTGCGACGCAGGGCTGGTGCGTCCGCACCCGGACGACGACATCGTGGATTGGGATGCCGGCGCCATGCTGGGCACCGGCATCGGCGGTTTGGATACAGTGGGTGAGAAGATCGTCCCGCTCACCGATGCCGGCAAGGTGCGCCGTCTCGGCAGCACAATGGTCGAGCAAGTGATGGGCAGCGGGGTCTCCGCCAAGGTGGCCGGCCTGCTCGCCCTTGGCAACCAGGTGACCACCAACTCCAGTGCCTGCTCCACCGGAACCGAGGCCATCGTGGAGGGCGCCCTGCGCATCCGGCACGGGTTGGCGACACGCATGCTGTGCGGTGGCTCGGAGGGATCGAGTCACTACATCTGGGCGGGCTTCGACGCCATGCGCGTGCTATGCCGCACGCACAACGACACACCGGAGCGCGCCTCGCGACCGATGAGCGCCTCGGCTGCCGGTTTCGTTCCGGGCGCCGGCGCTGGCGTGCTGCTGCTGGAGAGTCTGGAGAGTGCGTTGGAGCGCGGAGTGCGGATCTATGCGGAAGTGCTCGGTGTCGCGGTCAACTGCGGCGGCCAGCGCGGCGGCGGGAGCATGACCGCTCCCAATCCCGAAGGCGTTCGCCGCTGCGTCCGCAGCGCGCTGGCGGATGCCAACATCAGACCCGATGAAGTCGATGCCATCAACGGTCACCTCACGGCAACCGGCGCCGACCCGCGCGAGGTGCGCGCGTGGGCGGCGGCGCTGGAGCGCACACCGGAGCAGTTTCCGCCCATAGTGTCCACCAAGTCCATGATCGGGCACGCCCTCGGCGCTGCGGGCGCGATCGAAGCGGTGGCCGCGGTGCTGATGCTGCACCGCGGTTTCATTCATCCATCAATCAACTGCGAGGACGTGCACCCGGAAATTCTGCCGTACGCGGCCTCGATCCCGCACACGTTCCGCGTCATGCCCACGCTGCGCGTAATGGCCAAAGCCGGTTTCGGCTTCGGCGACGTCAACGCCTGCGTGATCTTTCGCAAATGGGACGAGTCAGACAAGGTTGAAAGGAGAGAAACGTATGCAGCAGACGGAAGTGCTTGAGAAGGTGGTGGAGATTCTCACCCCTTACGTCAAGAACGAGGCGGCGTTGACCGCCCTCACACTGGAAACCAACATCCTCGATGACCTCAAGGTCAACTCGGCGCGGCTGGTCGACGTGGTGCTGGCCTTCGAAGACGAGTTCGGCATCGAGGTGGCTGATGACGAAGTCGATACCGTCAACACGGTGGGCGACGCGGTACATTTGATTTGCACGAAGCTGCAGTAAGACTTCCTGACGAGCCGGTCGTGCCCCGGCGCCGGCGGCTCGCCCTCGTGCTGCAGCGGGAGATCGGTCGCGTCCTCGGGCCGGTGTGGATCCCCGTACTGGGCGGGC contains:
- the fabA gene encoding bifunctional 3-hydroxydecanoyl-ACP dehydratase/trans-2-decenoyl-ACP isomerase, yielding MTYAEFRSRSSFTMVELLAFAHGTLVNAAPDGFRARLPAPPLLMLDRILEITRQGARGRIVAERDVRVDDWFFQCHFLGDPVQPGCLGIDAVWQLLGFYGVWNGGLGSGRALGCGEVEFAGQIRPHDHTVRYDVEILRCADLPKSGSMIIIGDGTVCIDGEPIYTIKRAKVGVFRDLDYADYPHPSPRSRGGRLGS
- a CDS encoding 3-hydroxyacyl-ACP dehydratase FabZ family protein, which encodes MADVLTPAEVLAAIPQQEPFRFVDDILAIDDDHIVARYRFRPEAEFYRGHFPDRPITPGVLLIESMAQAGVVGLGIYLLAKERGSDALANFVTFFTDATVEFSGIVRPDERVVITGRKVLFRRLKIRSKVEMRLENGTLVCAGVLAGIGVAK
- a CDS encoding 3-oxoacyl-ACP reductase family protein: MMSKRKVALITGGGNGIGAACCRALAAEGFCVAVHYRSSEAAALRLAAELPEAFTVRADLAVASDIEELVATLRAKAGRIDVLVNNAGLNRNGETAFMEIADYDAVASLARGTWYLTKLVLRRFMLRAGSGRIINITSVVGHTGNRGQVPYTMVKSGLDAMTKSLAHELRGRDILVNAVAPGFIDTGMTAELPAEIRADVLARIPLSRMGTPAEVADVVSFLATRGSYLTGTVIHVNGGLYGG
- a CDS encoding beta-ketoacyl-[acyl-carrier-protein] synthase family protein is translated as MRCRAVVTGLGVVAPNANSVSGFEEALRQGRSGIRAIERLAQLGFACRVAAVPQGIDTIAASYFGEDELMAMNSNLRYASIAAVDAWCDAGLVRPHPDDDIVDWDAGAMLGTGIGGLDTVGEKIVPLTDAGKVRRLGSTMVEQVMGSGVSAKVAGLLALGNQVTTNSSACSTGTEAIVEGALRIRHGLATRMLCGGSEGSSHYIWAGFDAMRVLCRTHNDTPERASRPMSASAAGFVPGAGAGVLLLESLESALERGVRIYAEVLGVAVNCGGQRGGGSMTAPNPEGVRRCVRSALADANIRPDEVDAINGHLTATGADPREVRAWAAALERTPEQFPPIVSTKSMIGHALGAAGAIEAVAAVLMLHRGFIHPSINCEDVHPEILPYAASIPHTFRVMPTLRVMAKAGFGFGDVNACVIFRKWDESDKVERRETYAADGSA
- a CDS encoding phosphopantetheine-binding protein, with the translated sequence MQQTEVLEKVVEILTPYVKNEAALTALTLETNILDDLKVNSARLVDVVLAFEDEFGIEVADDEVDTVNTVGDAVHLICTKLQ